The Panicum hallii strain FIL2 chromosome 9, PHallii_v3.1, whole genome shotgun sequence genome has a window encoding:
- the LOC112873010 gene encoding uncharacterized protein LOC112873010, translating to MLDPVVANVRLTRVLIDGGSSLNLLFMSTLKKMGLYITDMLTPRKVPFYGIVLGNSATPLRSVTLLVTFGTMENYRTEYIKFEIANFESSYHTIPGRPALAKFMVVPHYVYLLLKMLGKSGVLTFYGDLKKSYDCDQEVIEYGSTTRVPDSLSEVLTVTQQLSQSGLEIPTKKANQSKVQTTGDIVLKAIQLQESDSSEVALISMGLSDK from the coding sequence ATGCTGGATCCAGTGGTGGCCAACGTCAGGCTTACCAGAGTACTCATTGATGGAGGAAGCAGCCTCAACCTTCTCTTCAtgagcactttgaagaagatggggctaTACATCACAGATATGCTCACCCCAAGAAAGgttcccttctacggcatcgtacTAGGGAACTCGGCCACACCACTCAGGTCCGTGACCCTGctagtcacctttggcacgatGGAGAACTACAggaccgagtacatcaagttcgagatagcaaacttcgaatcttcatacCACACCATCCCGGGAAGACCCGCATTGGCCAAGTTCATGGTCGTGCCTCATTACGTCTacttgcttcttaagatgctagGAAAGAGTGGAGTGCTCACCTTCTacggtgacttgaagaagtcgtatgactgcgaCCAAGAGGTCATCGAGTACGGTTCGACCACACGCGTGCCAGATTCTTTATCAGAAGTACTCACGGtcacgcagcagctctcccagtcagGGTTGGAGATCCCGACAAAGAAAGCGAACCAGTCCAAGGTGCAGACCACCGGGGACATCGTACTCAAGGCAATCCAGCTGCAGGAGAGCGACTCATCCGAGGTAGCCCTAATCAGCATGGGGCTCAGTGACAAGTAG